A stretch of the uncultured Desulfobacter sp. genome encodes the following:
- a CDS encoding radical SAM protein: MSLNICEIFYSLQGESTWAGLACVFVRLSGCNLSCSWCDTTYAAADPTPMTISQIMDKVAIFDCSMVEITGGEPLIQPQTPALISALVERGFQVLLETNGSLSIESVDPACTRIMDVKCPSSGEAGSFLFDNFNHMTARDEIKFVVGSRQDYEYAASIIKTYLGHHPRKKIHICPVFNLIELSDLAAWILKDRLGARLSLQQHKIIWDPDLRGV, from the coding sequence GTGTCCCTGAATATCTGCGAAATTTTTTACAGCCTGCAAGGGGAATCCACCTGGGCGGGTCTTGCCTGCGTGTTTGTCAGGCTTTCCGGTTGCAATCTGTCCTGTTCCTGGTGTGACACCACCTATGCCGCAGCAGATCCCACACCCATGACCATAAGTCAAATCATGGACAAAGTGGCAATCTTTGACTGCTCCATGGTTGAAATTACCGGCGGAGAGCCGTTGATTCAGCCCCAGACACCGGCATTGATATCCGCACTGGTGGAAAGAGGATTTCAGGTGCTGCTGGAAACCAATGGGAGCCTGAGCATTGAATCTGTGGATCCTGCCTGTACCCGCATCATGGATGTGAAATGCCCTTCGTCCGGCGAAGCCGGGTCATTTCTTTTTGACAACTTCAATCACATGACAGCCCGGGATGAAATAAAATTTGTCGTGGGTTCACGGCAGGACTATGAATATGCCGCATCCATTATCAAGACATACCTTGGGCACCATCCCAGAAAAAAGATCCACATCTGCCCGGTTTTTAACTTAATTGAGCTTTCGGATCTGGCGGCATGGATACTTAAAGACAGACTAGGTGCAAGACTGTCCCTTCAACAACACAAAATCATCTGGGATCCGGATTTAAGAGGAGTATAA
- the queC gene encoding 7-cyano-7-deazaguanine synthase QueC encodes MTKKAVVLSSGGIDSTTAMAIARDRGFDFYSLSFRYGQRHSVELECAKKVALHIGASDHKIVDIDLRQFGGSALTDDIAVPKHDSVSQIDQSQIPVTYVPARNTIFLSYAMAWAEVLKAEAIFIGVTAVDYSGYPDCRPKFIEAFQTMANLATKTGVTKETVLTIETPLIQMSKSEIITTGHGLGVDYSLTISCYDPDDQGHSCGKCDSCLHRKKGFTEAGIPDPTIYK; translated from the coding sequence ATGACAAAAAAAGCCGTTGTTCTCTCATCCGGGGGAATTGACTCCACCACGGCCATGGCCATTGCCAGGGACAGGGGGTTTGATTTTTACAGTTTAAGCTTCAGGTACGGCCAGCGCCACAGCGTAGAGTTGGAATGTGCAAAAAAAGTGGCGTTGCACATTGGGGCCAGTGACCATAAAATCGTGGATATTGATCTGCGCCAGTTTGGCGGTTCTGCGCTCACAGACGACATTGCCGTGCCCAAACACGACAGCGTGTCGCAGATTGATCAATCCCAAATCCCCGTCACCTATGTACCGGCCAGGAACACCATCTTTTTATCCTATGCCATGGCCTGGGCCGAGGTGCTTAAAGCCGAAGCGATTTTCATCGGCGTTACCGCCGTGGATTATTCAGGATATCCGGACTGCAGGCCCAAATTTATCGAAGCCTTTCAGACCATGGCCAACCTGGCCACAAAAACCGGGGTAACCAAAGAAACGGTTTTGACCATTGAAACCCCTTTGATCCAAATGTCAAAATCCGAAATTATCACCACCGGACATGGGCTGGGCGTGGACTACAGCCTGACCATCTCCTGTTATGATCCGGACGACCAGGGCCATTCCTGTGGAAAATGTGACTCCTGCCTGCACCGCAAAAAAGGATTTACCGAGGCCGGTATCCCTGATCCGACCATCTACAAGTAG